A stretch of DNA from Oryza brachyantha chromosome 4, ObraRS2, whole genome shotgun sequence:
GAGGGGCAACGCAGCGGTGATGAAGTctagaggggaggggaggggcggTGTGACGGCGGCATCGACATTGGCCTCTAGATCTGGTGCAGACGAACGAtttgatgacgacgacgacctcgtcTTCCCCCTCCACACCCGCGATGGGAGTGGTGGTGGCGCGATGGCTGGCTCGTTGTGATGGCGCAGTCTACCGCGGCGGCCACCCCTTCAGATTGGTCTCTGAAGCTGTTGTCGCGCCGCCCATTCCGCTGGTCGCCGACTCCACTGCCGGAGCCATCGGCTCCATTATCGTCTTCACCTCCACGGCTGCCGAGGCGGTGATGAGTCTGACGGAGAAGGAGAGGGAAGAAAACGGAAGGAAGAAGGCAGATAGATGGAAAAGTTACGGTAGTGGCATGATatgatttagaaaaaaatacggTGGCACCCATCTGAATACACGAATTGTGGTGACATTTTTCTGAAGTCATATTTACAGTGGTAAGGAACGAATTAACCCTTATAAATTTATcggtttagaaaaataccattgtAAATTCactgtttataaatatgccattacaagTAGACGGAAACTATTTTCGTGCCACTTTCTACGCCTGAATAGGTGCTGTTGACCACTCATGACCTTGATTTTTTCGTATGGACAAAGATACCCTCGTGTGTTTATTATTCGGGAGCACAAGGCACAACCTCCATCTGTTCGGTGCTGTACGCCATCACGTTGGCAGAGTTGCCACGGCTCTCATCCTCCTCATTGCCCTTCTGCTTCATCTCTCTCAAGCCATCACTCCCAGTTGCTTCCTCTGATGCCGCTACTATTGACCGAGGCAGCGGGCCTgtggggacgacgacgaggaggccgcCGAGGAGGGCGAGGGCATGTCGTCCTGGTTGAGGAGAGGGTCGAGGAGGTGATCGATTTGAGGGAGCGGTCGAGGCGCTTGGCCTAGGATAGGAACTTGATGGCGCGTGCgttgccgccggcgtcgagcgCATCCTTCCCGATGCGACGAAGGACCTGATCAGATTGGATCAGCTCCGCCCCAATCCAATTTGAGGAGGGTGTCATCGGCGTCGGCTCTCGGGGCCAATCCAATCTGAGGATGGCACCGGCTCCCGTGGGAGCGTTGAGCAAGACGCCCCAGACACAGATCGGGTCTAGGTGAGCAACGCCTTGAGGTCGGCGAGTGCGCGGAGGTTAATTGGAGTCCGAGAGCGGCGATGACGGGCGAAGCCGATGGCAGCagcgcgacgacgagggctGCTAGGCCAGCTTCTGTGCGAGGTGCCAGAAGAGTTTCTCGACTGGGTCGGTCCTCCGGTGAGTCGGTGACAGCAACGGCTGGAAATATTACAGGCGAGCAggtggcaatggcggcggccggagggcATCGTGCCTTCTGTACAAGAGAAAGATGAAGCAGGGGCATTTCGGGCAATACGAAAATACGCTGGTCTGTACGAGGGTCCAACGACCTTCAACGGGTAGAAGATGGCATTTccctataatttataatttggtGAAttgtaatgtattttttaaatcgatatatttataatggtattaatctaattaacccaatttataatgacatgatACAATtaaccatatataaaataatgtgttaacgattaattttttaattaaaatctcgTTACAGTGTACGGTCAAACCGGTTGTTTATAGAATAAAGACACTAACTCCAGCCCACGTGCACAACGTTGTGGATGGCTTCATAATTAAGATGGGCCCACAAGAGACTCGGTCAAAGTGTCTGGACCCTCAGCCACCTCTAACCTTAATTTGGCGCCCATTAATCCactccatgcatgcacgccCCGCCAACTTTAGTCCCCCTATTTCATCTTCTCCATTTCCGGCCATCTCCCTCCACGTGACGGCTGCCCTCGATCCACGGAGCTCAGCAAGCAACCATGGCAGCCTCGCCCATGGCTGCCCTCGCCGGACTCGTCGTGGCCCTCGCCTTCgcgtcggccgcggcggcggccttcaAGTTCAACGTGACAGAGATCCTGGACGAGTTCCCGGAGTTCGCCGTGTTCAACGGCCTCCTCTCGCAGAcggggctcgccggcgagatCAACCGGCGGCAGGCTGTgaccgtcctcgtcgtcgacgactcCGCAGCCGCGGCCATCACGTCGCTCCCGGACGACGCGCGGAGGAAGGTGCTGGCCGTGCAGGTGCTCCTCGACTACTACGACCCCGTGAAGCTGGACGGCATCAGGGCGAAGACGGCGCTGCTCGCCACGATGCTCCCCGCGGCCGGCCGCGCGGGGCTCGTCAACTACACCGAGAGCCCCGCCGACGAGCAGATGGCGTTCGGCTCCGCGGAGCCCGGCGCGCCGGTCAGCTCGCAGCTGGTCAAGGTCGTCGCGTCGCGGCCGTACAACCTCTCCGTCATGCAGCTCACCGCCCCCATCGTGCCGCCTAGCATagcctcctccttctcctcctccggcggggGCAGCGGCCGCACTCCGCCGTATTCCCCGGCGGCGACTGCCGACggctcgtcgacgacgacaaccTCCGAAGTGACCGTTCCGGCGTCTGGGACGGACGCTGCTACGGTAATGTCAGACTACGACGACGATCCCATCGCTCCTGCAGCAGCTGTAGTAGacacgccgacgacgacgacatcgcCGTCAAATGAGAGAAACGGCacggccgacgcggcggcggacggaaCAAGGACGTCGGCGGGAGGCAGGGTGGTGGCCGGCGCAAGTGTTGGGGCGATCATGGCTGGGCTTCTTGTGTTCATTTGGATTTAATGTTAGAGGctgtgacattttttttctttcaatgatgattaattaactgtgTTAGTGAGTAATGACTAGTGAGAATTGAaacagagttttttttttgcacctGCTCACGTATTATTAGCTGTTTGGTTTTATTcgataaaatatatagttagcaTGTAAATGTTTGTGTATAACTGTATAGACTGGAACCATAACATTAgtgcttgtattttttttttcaaacgttttaataactatttggGGTTTGCATGTAAAATATGGGTGCAATAGCACCTagatgtaaaattttgttgtCCAGAACTGGACATCTTGCGCCGTAAAATTCACTGGAAATAAATTCTAATCTCTGGAGAGGATATCCTCTCATTGTTGTATAtcatataaatagttataaaaaattaaaaaaaagttaataaaatatattaatatgtgatatatcgttatacaaacatacatatctaaatttatcatcttGTAATAAAAAGAACAGTCTTTTCTGCAGCTCATACAAATTAAATCCAATCTTACATGTTTATACACTgaaatatcatatatcattttactattttactaTGTtgattactccctccatttcacaatgcTAGTCTtacatagatttatatggatgctaataaatttagacatatatataaattatatacattcatccattgataaatttagataaggacAAAAGtgttacaatataaaacggggttagtattttataaatatttagtgaAATGCAACAGAAAGTGCAATCTCTCTCACCGTGAAGATCTTCTTCtccctcgtcgcctcgccggcgccaacTCCGTCGTTGCGTGGTTGTGCCGCACCGGCCGTCGAACACCGCCCGCCGCCTCAAAATGGACTCAAATTCATTCTGCAATGGAGTACGGCCTATGGCGTCCGAGTTCTTGGAATCCTTTCCGGCAAAGGACATGGCCTCCTCCCCatcggagtcggactcggagTTGGAGACGAACTAGGAGTCGGAGACGCCGCGCGCTCCATAAAACTAGGATTCCACCAGCGACGAActcatttgatcatccattCCATCGTTCCCGATCGATCGCCTGAGTCCCGACGCAGCTGCGAGATCCACCCGTCGCGCGCGCGAGAGATAGCGCCGGCGTCCATGGCTTGCGCCGGCGAGTACGGCGCCTCGGTGAGGATTATGATCAGCTACGGCGGCGCGATCGTCCAGGCCGACGGCAAGGCGGCGTACTACGCCGGGGGCGCCCACCGCATCGTCAAGGTCGGCATGTCCGAGCGGCTGTCCGACCTCCGCGCGAGGATGGCGGCGCTCGCCGGCTGCTCCGACGTGTTCGTCCGGTACGCGCTCCCGGGGGAGGGTCTCGGCCGGCTCCGCGACgtggcgaacgacggcgacCTGTGGAGCCTCGTCTCGCTGCAGCTCTACTACCACGAGGTGTCCAAGCCCGGCCGCGTCAGGCTTTTCTTGTTCGGCATCGACGCGACGCCGAGgactcccgcgccgccgctccggggcgcgtccgcgtcgtcgtcgtcgccagcaTTACCCGCATTGGTGGAGGAGGGCGACACGACGCCGGCGTCTGGCGGTGCCTGTGCTGCTCCTCTGACACATGGCATGCCCCGCACCGCGTCTTCACCGGCTATGGCGACGTCGTCGGGGGGCACCGCCGTGAGGATGAAGGTCAGCTATGGCGGGGAGATGATCCAGCGCGACGGATCAGCGGCGTCGTCGTACTACGCCGGGGGAGTTCACCGGATCGTCAGGGTCGGCCTGTCCGAACGCCTCGCCGAGCTCCGCCCGCGGCTGTCAGCGCTCGCCGGCTGCCCCGACGTCCGCATCCGGTACGCGCTCCCGGGGGAAGggttcggcggcggcctccgcgACGTGTCCAGCGACGGCGACCTGTGGACCCTCGTGTCGCTGCTCTTCTTCCACGAGGCGGTGATCACCTCCACCCCCAAGCAAGGCCGCATCCGCGTGTTCCTcttcggcggcgtcgacgcccccgcggccgcggcgccgctgaTCAGGCGGGgcgtgtcgtcgccgctcttGCCGACGCTGGTGGAGGAAGACGGGGACGGCGACACGGCGGATGATACAACTCCGACGGCAGGTGGTGACACTGTCACGACCCAGGGGATGCGGCGGAGCGTCTCGTCCCCGGCGCTCAtggcgacgtcgtcgtccgccGGTGCAACTTCCGCTTCTGCACCCGTCAGCTCGCGAGACACACCGGCGATGGTGCAGTTTGCCCCGGTGGTGTTTGTGCCAGTgatgccggcggcgatggtggtgTGTCCGGTGATCCCCGTGTATGCGATTCGCGCGTTGGGTTATTGAGTGTTTCCTGCTGCCAAACTGGCTTATGTAGTAAAATCAAGTTGATTTTGTACATTCAAAATTATCTATTAGTATTATTATAGACACCGACAGATGGACATGTAGAGACGTAGGACTCATTGTAGCGGTATTACTATAGAGGATTACCACGATGATAATCCTTAATCGATGAAAGTAATCACCATGTGTTCGACGGAATTATGTGATTATGAGTTTCGTAGCTGTTGCATCACATTGTTCAAACAAGAGCGCGGCCAAATCACCGTTATCATCGAACTCAAGCCTAACGAATACTTATCTCACAGTTATATGATTATTAACGTTTTCGACATCAGCATGGCCTTCCAACATATCTTTACTatactttttagaaaaaaaaaaagcaaacggtattatttataaacaaaaatcaattttttatatgtttttagtgatctaaaagcaaaggtgaaaaatacgatgaaaaaaatccatcaACTTCAATTTTAAGGTTggggtttaaattttagcatataaacataagaaacaaaaaattaagggCAAGAGTAGCGTGCAGAACAACTATGTAGCGCACCTCCAGACCAAGGTTCACGAAACCGCAAAAACCGCGATGGTTATCACGGTAATCGCGCTCTCCGTCTAGGCACGGTTTCGGTATGCCACGCTAACCGTCCgcaaattttatccaaatttaaaattttaagaaaatttgtgGAAAAAATGTATGATGTAGAGATTGATTTGTAATgatgtttggtgaaaaaaattgatgaaaaaactaaatttacgaatgaataaaaatccaaTACCAAAAAATGGttaggtaaaataaaaaaattgttcacACTTCATAGCATATAGTTAAGTATGTATTTGATACATGAGGcacatatttgaatgtttgCAGCACTTAGTTGATTATATAGTTGATACTTGATACATGAGCATGAGGCATATTTTTATTGCGTTAGCTATTTGTGATGTAGATATctagtaatattttgttgtagactttttattaatttccaATACCCAAACTAAggcaaattatatatgtactgatATAGTCACATGTTTGTAAACATGTATTAgttttatatgtaatatttgattgtaaGTATACTTGTGATGCCAAAATttgtcaagaatttagaaaaaatcatgttaaaattttctttttttcccatataacatgtcctaaatgtcacaaatatagcTACGTacaagttttctttttttcttgtatttttacagtttttttcaaaattaatttgcaccTAATTGTTGGATTACACTAGCTGCGGTTTTCGGCCGAAACCGCGCGGTTTTGACCTGAAACCGCGCGGTTTTGAAACCCCGTGGTAACCACAGATTTTaaactcaaaatttttagattcaaatttGTTACGGTTTTTGCGATATCCGCTCGGGATCCGCGGGTATACGGTGCTGCGGTTTTCGCAAGTTTTATGGTAAGTGAAACCCTGCTCCAGACACTCTCCCTCTAgttttctcatttttcatcACCCAACAAGTTTCCAGCAAAAATATGGCTCGCCTTTCCATgtggtaagaaaaaaaatacttgtcTGATTCCTTCGTCACAGCCGGAGTAATCAAATTACTCTCCAACAGAGAAAATCACATATCTAAATTGTCAACTACTCTCATATAGAGTACATAAATTACTACACAAATTACTCTTCGGTAGCAATACTCGAAGTAATTCTATATGATCTTGTACTCccaaacataattttttttttacagtagATAGGAGCATGGGCATGTGTGTCATAAATTTggcaattaaaataaatcactcGCCTGATTACTTCGTCGTATCAAGAGTAATCAAATTACTCTCCAGCCAAGAAAATCACATGTTTAAATTGTCAACTACTCTCATACATAGTAAACAAATTAGTCTTCCGTAGCAATACCTGgaggatttttatttataaaattatataggttgtgttctttgcTGGGCTGGGTTACCAAACAAAccaatatattagtatatgattaattaattattagatataaaaaacttaaaaagtagattgatatgattttgaaataaactttcctatataaattttcctACAAGCGTGCGtgcaaaaacaagaaaatatggGTTAGTTATTTAGGGGAAAGAACGGGGTCGTAGTGATCCcaaatgtaatatttttacaatAGATAGTAATGGGCTACGTGTCATAGTGTCAATGCCAGAATTTAGAAATAACCGTTTAGGAAGAAAAGTAGAAGAAGACAACTGAATCGAACAAGAATTGGAGCAATCAGACTAATCAATTGAAAAGCGAATAGGATAAGGCCGATGGAAATTGACTCCGATTGAGAGATAAGTCAAATTGGGCCCATAAACAATGCAAATAGATTCGGGGAGTGGATAAAATTTGCATGTAACAACATTTGTAAacattagagtttgttttagGTAATTTCTATAAATAGTCTGTGTGTAATAAATTAGGTAATAGATACAAGTACGTATCTAATTCTAGTTAGTTttaggggtataaataccaCACCCGTGGCTTGTAAAAAGATCAACAATCATATGATCAATACAACTTTCGACGCGTCGCCATCACTTTCGACGGGAGCGAGCTCTCGACGcaaggtttgtcagcttcataATGAGAATTTATGATTGTCAACCTGTCAGATTGGCCAGAtagaactgtctcgatttACTTCGATCTTCTATCTAGTTTGTTCGACGGTTTATCTGAGAATTGTTGTTATTTCGATCTATTTATTAGTTTGGAGTAGTAgttagttctcgatcaagattaTGCTGAtactttatcaaatatgtcGATATGAGTTTTGCACGCTTGATTCTACCTCGGTTTAGTCTGATCAATATTGTTTGccaaatttaattatgtttacaAATTAGATCGAGTATGTGCATAGTCTTTCCACTAGAGGTTTAGCCAGTATTATCCTATGTAATCTATTAGTTTATTCGTTACCTTTATAAATCAACATGTTTTCCATTATTATATCGTTCTAAACTACatattgtctcggtttagtccgatctatgtTAGTTTGGTCCGAACTGGTTCTAGAAGTTTGTCTGATCTACTAAGTTTAACAAGTAAGTTGATAGATCACGTCGGTTAATGGTTAATTATCAGTATTCTGCATTGTTATATTGATTTTGTGCCTGATTATGTTTAAACCTGAACTGCCTTAGTTTGGTCCGATTTTCTAGGTTTAGTgtgagcatgcatgcatccagtTTTATCGTGTTTCATTTACATTGAACCATATCGACTACTAATTGCACATGCAATAATCATTAAATTAGTCCGATTGGCTGGTTAATCTTGAAACTATCTACAAAGACTAGTCGGCTAGTCTATTTAATTGTTATCATACTCATAATTCAGCCGATGAGgtattttcatattatttattatgaaattCCTACAAAGCCGATCGTCTTAGTCCATCAACTAGGGTCCTAAAGCGATATCGGTTGTCTGACCGATAGAATCTTTAGGTTTAACGtttattcttgtttttttcatatcttgtcagttacaggatcaaactgactagcacgcctagtatttctaagaatttaggtcttgcaccgaatcaatctaaaaaaatcttctaAGCATTTGTGTGTAACACATCACTAATCAACTTTTTACGTCAACACATAGGCTGCATTCGGCAGTGAGGGTAAGAAACCAGATTCCCCTCTTTTTCGTGCGCACGCttaccgaactgctaaacggtatgtCTTTTGcgaaaaaattctataagaaagttgttttatattaatatatttataatttttgtaattaattaatcatggactaatctattactatgtttttcgcgtCGGATATCTAACCCACCTTTTCTTTCGACCGAACGTGGCCATAGAAACTGTTTTACCATAAGAAAGTAAAAGAATACTCATCTAATTGGACGTGTGCTGAAcgttaaaataaaaactttactCACACAAAGCATATATAGTCCCACTAGTAGGAGATGATACTCAATATCTTGTAGGAGCATTGTGATTTGTGAGGAGTGTGGTATAAGAAAACAACGTGCTATGtgtgttatacatatatacacacacatatataatgtgTGTGTCAatctttaatttctttttctgaaaGTATGATTATTTTATAAGACTAATCTATATAACATGTTATAATGttagtatttttaaattaaatatttaaaaattattgatgATTTTGCAATTACGAAAATGTCAGGGGATGGTTTCTTGTCCGTGTATTCATATACGGGACGCCTCCAATGACAACCGTTTAGGAGCACGTGCAACACCACCGTCTAAATGTGGTGGATCTCTGCTATAGAcatgtttaaatataactCCATATCTAATACTTCATAGTTATAACCTAATATTAACATGATATAGATAAGATCAGATCAGTTGATACCGGTAAATATTAACTAGTACCACTGAAGTACCATATCTAATACCTACGTAGTATCATTTTATCCAAACATGGTATCGTGCTATAGCAGCCAGACTACCATTCTAGTACTGACATATATTGCCATTATAATCTTGGCATCAATCATAACATATAGTGTCATTACTGTCTTAGCATCAGTCGTGACCAATAAAGTATCAGCTAATACTACCATAGAGCATTCCCAATTAGAGCATTCCCAAGAGCTCATGCATATTTGGTCATACATATGATCATTTGAATAAAGATTCTTTATCCATATCCCCTTGCACTTCAAGAGATATGCATAATCTAGcatccatatttattttattaatattttgtaaccatCTACTCTCATGTTGATATTACTCACTCCTCTTATGATTGGATATTGAAATATGCATggaagagagagaacatctaaatttagatgacatcTCTCCAATTTAGATGACCatctatttttgaataatGAGTTGCATGATCTGTTGGAGCTAATTTTTCTCTCCATATCATCTATTTCCATATGCACGACGGGATACATTAACTCTTGGAAATactcttagagcatctccaatctCACTTATCATACTTAAATTTGgcaattttgcataaaaaattgtTCTCCAAGAGAGTGACTATTTAACTtgtcatattatttaaatggCTAAACTTGAGTTTTTAATGGCCAAATCTAGCAACTCATTCCCCCACTAGCAAAATTACTGTCCGTGTGTCTTATGTGGATGAAACCCCCTTATCGTCCTCCGTTTGCCAGGATTTAGAGAGTGAGGATAGAGAGTCTTTTAAAGATTCTCTCTGGATTCGACTtgccaaaattaaaataaatgataaaatttcgATATGGAGAATCAACATTTAGTTATTATCTTGGTGATGATCTTAGTATCAATTAATACCAACTGAGCATCAACCAATACCATTCTAGTATCATTTAATACCggtaaatatcatatttaatacCTCGTACAAATTATCACATTTCAAAACGAGTTTACAATAGCAGCCGGCTTGCAATTATGGACATTGTAGCGATAGAataaggggctgtttagttcctaaaaattttcgctcaaaaacatcacatcgaatctttagacatctgaatagagtattaaacgtagacaaAACGAagaactaattgcacagttatgtgagaaatcatgagacgaatcttttgagcctaattattacatgattagtcataaatactacagtaaccaatatgcgctaatgatagattaattaggctcaaaagattcgtctcgcggttttcaggcagaatctaaaatttattttataattaaactacattaaatacttcaaatgtgtgtttaaagttttaatgtgatgtttttgcaaaatcttttttaaactaaacaagacttAAATAGCACAAGAAAACATGGAGCCATGACCTTGCATTGCGATGGGATgtgttcataaaaaaaattggtattGGATTACACACTGATCAGAGACAACAAAATGCTTTGCGACATTTCACTTAGGTGCCTTTTTGAACGCTTTGGCACAAACAGATTACAGCTAGTTGCAGCAAAAGATGTATCAACTCAATGCCCCTAATCCAACAACTTACCAGTGAAACTTTACACGGATGACTGAATTACTAGCTTAGCtaaataaatgaaacaaagaaattgcTGGATGGTAGACTGACAAGCCAAATCGAACTGAATTTGCGAGGAAGAACCAAAGAGCGATCATCATtgacatatacatatgtagCTTTTTAGACCTGCATTTTACTACCGAGCTCCTTTGGTGCCGCAGATTTGCCTGAATCCATCTCCTGCAACACAATTTAGAAGGGGGAATAACAAAATATGTCAGTGAAGAACACAATTATAATAGTGATTTCCTCTTGAATAAATTATACCGATTGATTATGCTAAATAGCTGTCAATGCAATCAACAATCGCAAAGCTCACTATTTAATCAACGGACAAGAATGCCCTAGATAAATTACATAGCTCATAAAGCTGTCTCCACTTCTACATTTGATGTCCTTTCTCATATGTACGCTGTGCTCAGTACTCATTGTTCAGGAATACTCTACTTTGTGACTGCCACAACACATGCTACTATGGTGCTTGTACGCAATCACTGAAGATAAATAGGCAACTGCAAATTTAGAAGTAGCCAGCCAGGTTGCATCCACCGTGAAGCACACAGCTAAACGTGGACACTTGTGATAACAAAACCACTAAATGTGCAAAGTAATAAAGAGTATGACACATCTATGGAGGCATATACTAGGCAAATAGCTAACTCTGAGCCTGAAGATATACTCCGTCCATCTCCATTTATTTGACGTCAGTTAGCTTATTTGATGTTGGTTAGCTCCTGAACTACCaacgtcaaataaaataacagaGGGAATACTAACATATCATATAAcagcaaaatatattatcaatgTCTTAAATTTGAACAATGATTGCCCTGTTTTTGATCCCTCACCCACACAAGGTTGAAAGTCCTTTGGTTCAAAAGGACATATTTGTAGATATATCCTGTAATAAGTGGTATGGTAAGAAATGATAGGATTTGCATGCTTTGATTTGATTATACATGTCTCTACATAACCTAATACAGAGCTACAGACTATATGAATAGTGCAAATAAAAAGTTCTATATTCTGTTGAGACTTTTCAACAACAATCAGATAATCTCTTTTGTCTGTGTTGGCATGTAACTTTGATGTgtacaatagcatgtattgcCATGCCAAATAAACTATATGATGGCTTTACAAAGAAGTTCAATTTGATAATTGGTGTAAAAGGACTCTTAATTCATGTTCAGTTCAGCATTT
This window harbors:
- the LOC102707025 gene encoding fasciclin-like arabinogalactan protein 14, with product MAASPMAALAGLVVALAFASAAAAAFKFNVTEILDEFPEFAVFNGLLSQTGLAGEINRRQAVTVLVVDDSAAAAITSLPDDARRKVLAVQVLLDYYDPVKLDGIRAKTALLATMLPAAGRAGLVNYTESPADEQMAFGSAEPGAPVSSQLVKVVASRPYNLSVMQLTAPIVPPSIASSFSSSGGGSGRTPPYSPAATADGSSTTTTSEVTVPASGTDAATVMSDYDDDPIAPAAAVVDTPTTTTSPSNERNGTADAAADGTRTSAGGRVVAGASVGAIMAGLLVFIWI
- the LOC102707305 gene encoding uncharacterized protein LOC102707305, with the translated sequence MACAGEYGASVRIMISYGGAIVQADGKAAYYAGGAHRIVKVGMSERLSDLRARMAALAGCSDVFVRYALPGEGLGRLRDVANDGDLWSLVSLQLYYHEVSKPGRVRLFLFGIDATPRTPAPPLRGASASSSSPALPALVEEGDTTPASGGACAAPLTHGMPRTASSPAMATSSGGTAVRMKVSYGGEMIQRDGSAASSYYAGGVHRIVRVGLSERLAELRPRLSALAGCPDVRIRYALPGEGFGGGLRDVSSDGDLWTLVSLLFFHEAVITSTPKQGRIRVFLFGGVDAPAAAAPLIRRGVSSPLLPTLVEEDGDGDTADDTTPTAGGDTVTTQGMRRSVSSPALMATSSSAGATSASAPVSSRDTPAMVQFAPVVFVPVMPAAMVVCPVIPVYAIRALGY